One Acetoanaerobium noterae genomic region harbors:
- a CDS encoding CRISPR-associated helicase/endonuclease Cas3, producing the protein MVKKEEKIFVAHYREYDSTIQTVQEHMYGTAKLSRKFAEKIGLADIGELIGLLHDLGKATDLFNNYIKSRVGLLKESDKGYIEEGELRVDHSTAGAQYIYGKSNLSDARLKSILALVIRSHHGGLLDVISPDGEIPLYDKLSKDINLTRLEEAIESCPKEIMNRIIELLNSDIENDFKIILDKTNKFNHDLISDEDIKKANDKNLEFYQHTARMFSLGMVVKYLFSCLIDADRQDTADFDIPIQKRIRQNGMYIEWNVLIDRLEEKLASFKPQNHIDDIRTDIAGRCLQVATQSNNIFQLTVPTGGGKTLSSLRFALRHAEFNNMDRVIYVVPFTTIIDQNADVVRNILELESERGSIVLEHHSNLTKEDEVYKGNTSQTKLLSENWDCPIVFTTMVQLLESLFNGGTRNIRRLHQLANSVIIFDEIQTLDVKMVYMFNTAMKFLVEFCNSSVVLCTATQPLLDNINPFVHSLNISDNQRIILNPDLLHKRLSRVDLKDITKEEGWTLQQVAELATNQLNSGKSVLVIVNTKKSAKEIYEKLEESDCNCYHLSTDMCPVHRTDTLDKMISELKNSKINTAKPVVCVSTALIEAGVDVDFDVVIRFTAGLDSIVQAAGRCNRNGKLKGKGITFIVNPQDENLKMLKDILKGKEITERVLREYKTNPELYGYDLLSPMALRQYYSYYFYSRNDEMDYKTKLRDYDIEDSLFSLLSSNKKSILTSKAKSKLTKEVALPFAFKTAGNNFKAIDSYTQGVIVPYGEKGRDLVNKLCEAEDIRQIYPLLREAQRYSVNLFKYRMDKLFESKVIREIQEGYGIYYLAYDEHYNKNFGLVDEVEIIDSMIL; encoded by the coding sequence TTGGTTAAGAAAGAAGAAAAAATTTTTGTTGCTCACTATAGAGAATATGACTCAACTATTCAGACGGTCCAAGAGCATATGTATGGAACAGCAAAACTATCTCGTAAATTTGCAGAGAAGATTGGGCTAGCAGATATTGGGGAACTTATTGGATTGTTACATGATTTAGGAAAGGCAACCGATTTATTTAATAATTATATAAAATCCAGAGTTGGATTACTAAAAGAAAGTGATAAAGGCTATATAGAAGAAGGGGAGCTTCGTGTTGACCATTCTACAGCTGGAGCACAGTATATATATGGAAAATCTAACTTATCTGATGCTAGATTAAAATCAATTCTTGCTTTAGTTATAAGATCTCATCATGGAGGTCTTTTAGATGTAATTTCTCCAGATGGAGAAATACCTCTATACGATAAACTTTCAAAGGATATAAACCTTACTAGGCTAGAAGAAGCTATTGAGAGTTGTCCTAAAGAAATTATGAATAGAATAATTGAGCTATTAAATAGCGATATTGAAAATGATTTTAAAATTATTTTGGATAAAACAAATAAGTTTAATCATGATTTAATATCAGATGAAGACATCAAAAAAGCGAATGATAAAAATCTAGAGTTTTATCAACATACCGCTAGAATGTTTAGTTTAGGAATGGTAGTGAAATATCTTTTTAGCTGCTTAATTGATGCAGACAGGCAAGATACAGCAGATTTTGATATTCCTATTCAAAAAAGAATTAGGCAAAATGGAATGTATATTGAGTGGAACGTGCTAATAGATAGATTGGAAGAAAAGCTAGCTTCTTTTAAACCACAAAACCATATAGATGATATAAGAACCGATATTGCGGGTAGATGTCTACAAGTTGCAACACAAAGCAACAATATATTTCAATTAACTGTGCCAACAGGCGGAGGGAAAACGCTTTCTAGTTTGAGATTTGCTCTTAGACATGCAGAATTTAACAACATGGATAGAGTTATTTATGTAGTTCCATTTACGACTATAATTGACCAAAATGCAGATGTTGTTAGAAACATTTTAGAGCTAGAATCTGAAAGAGGAAGTATAGTTTTAGAACATCATTCAAATCTAACAAAGGAAGATGAAGTATATAAGGGGAATACATCTCAGACAAAGCTACTATCTGAAAATTGGGATTGTCCTATTGTTTTTACAACAATGGTTCAGTTATTAGAAAGTTTATTTAATGGAGGGACTAGAAATATAAGAAGATTACATCAACTAGCTAATTCAGTAATTATATTTGATGAAATTCAGACACTAGATGTAAAGATGGTCTATATGTTTAACACTGCAATGAAATTTTTAGTAGAGTTCTGTAATTCATCAGTAGTTTTATGTACAGCAACCCAGCCCCTTCTTGATAATATCAATCCATTTGTTCATAGTCTAAATATATCTGATAATCAACGGATAATCTTAAATCCAGATTTGCTCCACAAGAGGTTATCTAGAGTAGATTTAAAAGATATCACTAAAGAAGAAGGGTGGACTTTACAGCAAGTAGCAGAACTAGCTACAAATCAATTAAATAGTGGGAAAAGCGTTCTAGTAATTGTTAATACAAAAAAATCAGCTAAAGAGATTTATGAAAAATTAGAAGAAAGTGATTGTAATTGTTACCATCTTAGCACTGATATGTGTCCAGTACATAGGACAGACACATTAGATAAAATGATAAGCGAACTAAAAAATTCTAAAATAAATACAGCAAAACCAGTGGTATGTGTCAGTACTGCACTAATTGAAGCAGGAGTAGATGTAGATTTTGATGTAGTAATAAGGTTTACAGCTGGACTGGATTCAATTGTACAGGCAGCAGGAAGATGTAATAGAAATGGAAAGTTAAAAGGAAAAGGGATAACCTTTATTGTAAATCCTCAAGATGAAAATCTTAAAATGCTCAAGGATATACTTAAGGGAAAAGAAATCACGGAGAGAGTTTTAAGAGAATATAAAACTAATCCAGAATTATATGGATATGATTTACTTAGTCCAATGGCTCTTCGTCAATACTATAGCTATTATTTTTACTCTAGGAATGATGAAATGGATTATAAAACAAAGCTGAGAGATTATGATATAGAAGACTCGTTGTTTTCATTGCTCTCATCAAATAAAAAATCAATTCTGACATCAAAAGCAAAATCGAAGTTAACGAAAGAGGTGGCATTACCTTTTGCATTCAAAACAGCAGGAAATAATTTTAAGGCAATAGATTCATATACACAAGGGGTAATTGTTCCATATGGAGAAAAAGGAAGAGATTTAGTTAATAAGCTGTGTGAGGCAGAAGATATCAGGCAGATATATCCACTTCTAAGGGAAGCTCAAAGATATTCAGTTAATTTATTTAAATATAGAATGGATAAATTATTTGAGAGTAAAGTTATTCGAGAAATACAAGAGGGTTATGGAATATATTATTTAGCATATGACGAACATTATAATAAAAATTTTGGTCTTGTTGATGAAGTAGAAATAATAGATTCTATGATTCTATAA
- the cas5c gene encoding type I-C CRISPR-associated protein Cas5c produces MRNQIEFKLYGKYALFSDPVTRVGGEKFSYQIPTYQALKGICESIYWKPTFRWVIDEIRVLNPIRTENKGIRPINYHDSKNTLSFYTYLYDVEYEVRAHFEWNENRPDLEQDRNENKHYFVAKRMLERGGRRDIFLGTRECQAYVEPVVFGHKIGFYDTYGDLQFDNMFFGFDYPSDTGKEEFGAYFWRPLMVNGIIKFPTPTTNMHYKFIKKMSFEELETLGLEEKGLLDGYEEGVSI; encoded by the coding sequence ATGAGAAATCAAATTGAATTTAAGCTTTATGGAAAGTATGCTTTGTTTAGCGATCCAGTAACTAGAGTAGGAGGAGAAAAATTTTCATATCAGATTCCTACATATCAAGCACTAAAAGGAATTTGCGAATCAATATACTGGAAGCCCACATTTAGATGGGTAATAGATGAAATTAGAGTATTGAATCCTATTAGGACAGAAAATAAGGGAATAAGACCCATAAACTATCACGATAGCAAAAATACTCTTTCATTTTACACTTATTTATATGATGTGGAGTATGAAGTAAGAGCACATTTTGAATGGAATGAAAATAGACCGGATTTAGAGCAAGATAGAAATGAAAATAAACATTATTTTGTTGCAAAAAGAATGCTTGAAAGAGGAGGTAGAAGAGATATCTTCTTAGGAACGAGAGAGTGCCAAGCTTACGTTGAACCTGTAGTATTTGGTCATAAAATTGGATTTTATGACACTTATGGAGATTTGCAGTTTGATAATATGTTCTTTGGATTTGATTATCCTAGTGATACAGGAAAAGAAGAATTTGGTGCGTATTTTTGGAGACCATTAATGGTTAATGGGATTATTAAATTTCCAACACCGACAACAAATATGCATTATAAATTTATTAAAAAAATGAGTTTTGAAGAGTTAGAAACATTAGGGCTAGAAGAGAAAGGCTTACTAGATGGGTATGAGGAAGGAGTGAGCATATGA
- the cas8c gene encoding type I-C CRISPR-associated protein Cas8c/Csd1 — protein sequence MSWMTRLYETYESNESQIGVRSDGEKAVLLPIAHIESSSHIEIIIDRDGNLITARLLSSDEPKIIIPCSEASAGRAGSKPENHPLSDKLQYLAGDYQRYGGSKWFAYNEFKDALLRWTESEFTNDKIKAVYRYINKGTLIEDMVNKSILTLDKDGKLEAKWDKEKFPNAPKISQEDAIVRWRVEISNDMEPRLWMDNEVFKSWIDYNFSNMREQGYCNVLNEEVSLISNHPKNIYSRCANAKLISSNDDKGFTFRGRFDKASQAHGVSYEVSQKAHNALKWLINKQGYAEDRKVILTWGVKNTEVPSGQESSSDFLGLGLIEAMDAEGYTGEQMAQALKNKIRGYKSKIDKDDKIIIMNLESATDGRFSIIYYQELMPYEFIDRLEKWHTTCMWEFEYKNRKYIGAPAPMEIAKAIYGDSDSLDIKAKLRVLDRLLSCIVDQYKIPIDIVKSAINKTIRRISYDSDIHDSEKVHEFNKMLSISCALFNKYSKDYKKGEYNVALEKDRRTRDYLYGRLLAVAQDIERYALNENKETRMTNADRLMHRFSEHPFSTWRTIEISLQPYIERLETKVFHKIKLLDEIMCLFEAEDFIKDTKLSGEFLLGYHCQRQDFFKSKDTNVNELIENI from the coding sequence ATGAGCTGGATGACTCGTCTTTATGAAACATATGAAAGCAATGAGAGTCAAATTGGGGTGCGCTCTGATGGTGAAAAAGCAGTCTTGCTGCCTATAGCACATATAGAATCATCATCTCATATTGAAATTATAATAGATAGAGATGGGAATCTTATTACAGCTAGATTACTATCATCAGATGAGCCTAAAATTATTATACCATGTAGTGAAGCTTCTGCAGGGAGAGCAGGAAGTAAACCAGAAAACCATCCTTTATCAGACAAACTACAATATCTTGCTGGAGATTATCAAAGATATGGAGGTAGTAAGTGGTTTGCATACAATGAATTTAAAGATGCTTTATTGAGATGGACAGAGTCAGAATTTACAAACGATAAAATTAAGGCAGTTTATAGGTATATAAACAAAGGTACATTAATCGAAGATATGGTGAATAAATCAATATTGACATTAGATAAAGACGGGAAGTTAGAAGCTAAATGGGATAAAGAAAAATTTCCAAATGCTCCTAAAATTTCCCAAGAAGATGCGATTGTAAGATGGAGAGTAGAAATATCAAATGATATGGAGCCAAGATTATGGATGGATAATGAAGTGTTTAAATCTTGGATAGATTATAATTTCTCCAATATGAGAGAACAGGGATATTGCAATGTTTTGAATGAAGAAGTAAGTCTTATTTCAAACCATCCTAAAAATATATATTCTAGATGTGCAAATGCAAAGCTAATAAGCTCAAATGATGACAAAGGATTTACGTTCAGAGGACGATTTGATAAAGCATCTCAAGCACATGGAGTAAGCTATGAAGTGTCACAAAAAGCTCATAATGCTCTTAAATGGTTAATTAATAAGCAAGGATATGCAGAAGATAGAAAAGTTATTCTCACTTGGGGAGTGAAAAATACTGAGGTCCCAAGTGGCCAAGAATCAAGTAGCGATTTCTTAGGACTTGGTTTAATTGAAGCTATGGATGCAGAGGGCTATACTGGCGAGCAAATGGCTCAGGCGCTTAAGAATAAAATAAGAGGATACAAAAGTAAAATTGACAAAGACGATAAGATAATAATAATGAACTTAGAATCTGCGACAGATGGTAGATTTTCAATCATATATTATCAAGAGTTAATGCCTTATGAATTTATAGATAGACTTGAGAAATGGCATACTACATGTATGTGGGAGTTTGAATATAAGAATAGAAAATACATTGGAGCTCCTGCACCTATGGAAATAGCGAAAGCTATATATGGTGATAGCGATTCATTAGATATAAAAGCAAAGCTTAGAGTTTTAGACAGACTTCTTTCATGTATAGTTGATCAATATAAGATACCTATAGATATAGTGAAATCAGCGATAAATAAAACAATAAGGAGAATATCATATGACAGCGATATTCACGACTCTGAAAAAGTACATGAATTCAATAAAATGTTAAGCATATCATGCGCACTATTTAATAAATATAGTAAAGATTATAAAAAGGGGGAATATAACGTGGCATTAGAAAAAGACAGAAGAACAAGAGATTATCTGTATGGGAGATTGTTAGCAGTAGCTCAGGATATAGAGAGATATGCACTTAATGAAAATAAAGAAACAAGAATGACAAATGCAGATAGGTTGATGCATAGATTTTCAGAGCATCCATTTAGTACTTGGAGAACTATAGAGATTAGCTTACAGCCGTATATTGAGAGGCTAGAGACTAAAGTGTTTCATAAAATAAAATTACTGGATGAGATAATGTGTCTGTTCGAAGCAGAAGATTTTATAAAAGATACAAAACTATCTGGTGAATTTTTGCTAGGATACCATTGTCAAAGACAAGATTTTTTTAAAAGCAAAGATACAAATGTTAATGAATTAATTGAAAATATATAG
- the cas7c gene encoding type I-C CRISPR-associated protein Cas7/Csd2, whose amino-acid sequence MIDNKYDFVVLFSVKNANPNGDPLNGNRPRINHEGIGEVSDVCIKRKIRNRMMQLGSDVLIQSDDNKVDEYKSIKDRIENTIDKNILKDKVKFSEQVNKTWIDVRTFGQVFAFKGDDMSVGVRGPVSIHSAFSIDPINITSIQITKSVNSTGDSSKKSSDTMGMKHRVDFGLYKFAGSINPQLASKTGFSDEDVEVVKKSLIELFEDDASSARPDGSMEVINVYWWKHNNQTGQYSSAKVHNSLKVYRKDQDIEAKDVNDYVIELSNLEGLECNVIEGK is encoded by the coding sequence ATGATAGATAATAAATATGATTTTGTAGTATTGTTTAGCGTGAAGAATGCAAATCCAAATGGAGATCCATTAAATGGAAACAGACCAAGAATTAATCATGAGGGAATTGGTGAAGTTTCAGATGTATGCATAAAAAGGAAAATTAGAAATAGAATGATGCAGCTAGGTAGCGATGTATTAATTCAGTCTGATGATAACAAAGTAGATGAGTATAAAAGTATAAAAGATAGAATTGAAAATACTATAGATAAAAATATTCTAAAAGACAAAGTTAAGTTTTCTGAACAGGTAAATAAAACATGGATAGACGTGAGGACTTTTGGACAGGTATTTGCTTTTAAAGGTGATGATATGTCAGTAGGAGTAAGAGGTCCAGTATCAATTCATAGTGCCTTTAGTATTGACCCTATTAATATAACAAGCATTCAGATTACAAAAAGTGTAAATAGTACTGGAGATAGTTCAAAGAAAAGCTCAGATACTATGGGAATGAAACATAGGGTAGATTTTGGATTATATAAATTTGCGGGAAGCATTAATCCACAGCTAGCATCTAAAACTGGATTTTCAGATGAAGATGTCGAAGTGGTTAAAAAATCTTTAATTGAACTTTTTGAAGATGATGCTTCTTCTGCTAGACCTGATGGAAGTATGGAAGTTATTAATGTATATTGGTGGAAACACAACAATCAAACAGGACAGTATTCTTCGGCAAAAGTCCATAATAGCTTAAAAGTATATAGAAAAGATCAAGATATCGAAGCAAAGGATGTAAATGATTATGTAATAGAGCTAAGCAATCTAGAGGGATTAGAGTGTAATGTAATTGAAGGCAAGTGA
- the cas4 gene encoding CRISPR-associated protein Cas4: MSYSDDELLMISGIQHYHYCKRQWYLIHAEQQWSENLYTTKGNILHEKVDDPFVVETRKNMFVSRSLPLVSYNLGFYGVSDVVEFILSDNGCYIKSKNNKYEVTPVEYKAGKPKSDDCDKVQLCLQALCLEEMLDVNIEQGYLYYGKTRHREKVNFNRELRESVAELSNKMHSIIKDEITVFPEYGQKCDRCSLKNLCIPKIKTTYSSVNRYIKSKLIDKEGIDA, from the coding sequence ATGAGTTATAGTGATGATGAACTTCTTATGATTTCGGGTATTCAGCATTATCATTATTGTAAAAGGCAGTGGTATTTAATTCATGCAGAACAACAGTGGAGTGAAAATTTATATACTACAAAAGGAAATATTTTACATGAAAAAGTAGATGATCCTTTTGTAGTAGAAACTAGAAAGAATATGTTTGTAAGTAGGAGCTTGCCTTTAGTATCATACAATCTGGGATTTTATGGTGTATCTGATGTAGTAGAATTTATCTTATCTGATAATGGATGCTATATAAAATCGAAAAATAATAAGTATGAGGTAACTCCAGTAGAATATAAAGCAGGAAAACCAAAGTCAGATGATTGTGATAAAGTTCAGTTATGCTTACAAGCACTTTGTCTTGAAGAAATGCTTGATGTAAATATTGAACAAGGATATTTATATTATGGGAAAACTAGACATAGAGAGAAGGTAAATTTCAATCGTGAACTTAGAGAAAGTGTAGCTGAACTCAGTAATAAGATGCATAGTATAATAAAAGATGAAATTACAGTTTTTCCTGAATATGGACAAAAATGTGATAGATGTTCTCTAAAAAACCTATGTATTCCTAAAATAAAAACCACTTACTCATCTGTAAATAGATATATCAAGTCGAAATTAATTGACAAGGAGGGAATAGATGCGTAA
- the cas1c gene encoding type I-C CRISPR-associated endonuclease Cas1c — translation MRKLLNTIYVTLPEVYISKKGETIIFKQKSNILMQLPIHNIESIVIFGPSLITPDIINMCAERNVHISFISVVGKFMVKLQNPIHGNVKLRRAQYNVADNPIEALSIGKNFCLGKIFNSRMVLQRLRRDHPEKIDSESIDRSIDLLANSLKQFEYVHDIYQLLGLEGDAAKNYYSVFNELITNKDSKFIFTGRSRRPPRDEVNSLLSFFYTLLAHDIEAALETVGLDPQVGFYHQERSGRASLALDMMEELRPYIVDRFVITMINKNQVSKDDFSYKESGAYILNPEAKKRILQNWQSKKQETITHPYLKEKVEIGLIPYVQALLLARYLRGDIDAYPPFLMR, via the coding sequence ATGCGTAAATTACTAAATACTATTTATGTAACTCTTCCAGAAGTATATATATCTAAAAAAGGAGAAACTATAATTTTTAAACAAAAAAGCAATATATTAATGCAGCTTCCTATACACAATATAGAATCAATTGTAATCTTTGGACCTTCATTAATTACCCCAGACATTATAAATATGTGCGCTGAAAGAAATGTTCATATATCATTTATCTCTGTAGTAGGTAAATTTATGGTGAAGCTTCAAAATCCTATTCATGGAAATGTTAAACTTAGAAGGGCTCAATATAATGTAGCGGATAACCCCATTGAAGCTCTTTCTATAGGAAAAAATTTTTGTTTAGGAAAAATCTTTAATTCAAGAATGGTATTGCAAAGACTAAGACGAGATCATCCAGAAAAGATAGATTCTGAAAGTATAGATAGAAGCATTGATTTACTAGCAAATTCTTTAAAACAGTTTGAATATGTTCATGATATTTACCAATTATTAGGATTAGAGGGAGATGCGGCTAAGAACTATTACAGTGTTTTCAATGAACTCATAACAAATAAAGATTCAAAATTTATCTTTACTGGAAGAAGTAGGAGACCTCCTAGAGATGAAGTGAATTCTCTATTATCATTTTTTTATACTTTGTTGGCACATGATATTGAGGCAGCGCTCGAAACAGTAGGACTTGATCCTCAAGTTGGATTTTATCATCAAGAAAGATCAGGAAGAGCGTCTTTGGCACTTGATATGATGGAAGAGCTTAGACCATATATTGTTGACAGATTTGTTATAACAATGATAAATAAGAACCAAGTTTCAAAAGACGATTTTTCTTATAAAGAAAGTGGGGCTTATATACTTAATCCAGAAGCCAAAAAAAGGATATTACAAAATTGGCAGTCTAAAAAGCAAGAAACTATTACACATCCATATCTAAAAGAAAAAGTAGAAATTGGCTTAATTCCATATGTACAAGCACTTTTATTAGCTAGATATTTGCGTGGAGACATTGATGCATATCCTCCATTTCTAATGAGGTGA
- the cas2 gene encoding CRISPR-associated endonuclease Cas2, with product MLVLITYDVATSSIGGSKRLRHVAKKCVDYGQRVQNSVFECVVDPQQFELLRHSLLKIADLEKDSIRFYFLGSNWQNKVEHYGTKEIVNIEEPIVL from the coding sequence ATGCTAGTATTAATTACCTATGATGTTGCTACAAGCAGTATAGGTGGGAGTAAGAGATTACGTCATGTTGCAAAAAAGTGTGTAGATTATGGACAACGAGTTCAAAATTCTGTATTTGAATGTGTAGTAGATCCTCAGCAATTTGAACTTTTAAGACATAGCTTATTGAAAATAGCAGATTTAGAAAAAGATAGTATTAGGTTTTATTTTTTAGGTAGTAACTGGCAAAACAAGGTAGAACACTATGGTACGAAAGAAATAGTTAATATCGAAGAACCTATTGTTTTATAG